In one Perca fluviatilis chromosome 7, GENO_Pfluv_1.0, whole genome shotgun sequence genomic region, the following are encoded:
- the nradd gene encoding death domain-containing membrane protein NRADD produces the protein MRPFVICVLLLLKVTLGHACDSSQFTESGQCCSRCRAGFRVEVQCGKEDTKCTPCPKGTFSSSENPDACLPCAKCPPGVPMIASCSASQDTQCECDNGFFFLSTYGKCVPCSKCTRSGEGVVRECGPQGDTQCQICGPGTFSEERISTKPCQACTQCSDSEVEIRHCMPNSDTLCMDKKLHILSRPAVGGSDASRWPGVEDGETSPAPAGTPKFTPQDDGGSNNILAYVSVLAAVVLGLLIYVAYKCWRSCKQKRALSKARAAELGASPEGEKLQSDSGVFLDSHSLQDNQPSKGTKRDSKQDNRLYINLPPHRQEEVERLLQEGGGRGWRQLGAALGYEPEQLDLFGRGEAPAHTLLSNWAQKEGSTLGLLCSALARIERPDMVTALNCPTQGVSLV, from the exons GTTACTCTTGGACATGCCTGTGACAGCAGCCAATTCACTGAATCAGGGCAGTGTTGCAGTCGGTGTCGTGCTGGCTTCAGAGTGGAGGTACAGTGTGGGAAAGAGGATACCAAGTGCACACCATGCCCAAAGG GAACGTTTTCCTCATCTGAAAACCCTGACGCTTGCCTTCCCTGTGCAAAGTGCCCACCCGGTGTTCCCATGATTGCTTCTTGCTCTGCCAGTCAAGACACACAATGTGAATGTGACAACGGCTTCTTCTTTTTGAGCACCTACGGCAAGTGTGTGCCTTGCTCCAAATGTACTCGTAGTGGCGAGGGTGTTGTCCGGGAGTGTGGCCCACAGGGAGACACACAGTGCCAGATCTGCGGCCCAGGAACATTTTCTGAGGAGCGCATTAGCACCAAACCCTGCCAGGCCTGTACCCAGTGCTCTGACAGCGAGGTGGAGATCCGACACTGCATGCCCAACTCTGACACACTCTGCATGG ATAAGAAGCTGCACATTCTGTCTCGTCCTGCTGTGGGTGGGTCTGATGCTTCTCGCTGGCCAGGTGTTGAGGATGGGGAGACCAGTCCTGCGCCTGCTGGAACACCTAAGTTCACCCCGCAGGATGATGGAGGCAGCAACAACATTCTAGCCTATGTGTCTGTTCTTGCTGCCGTGGTCCTGGGTCTGCTTATTTATGTGGCTTATAAATG CTGGAGATCATGTAAACAGAAAAGGGCTCTTTCTAAGGCCCGTGCAGCTGAGTTGGGAGCATCTCCAGAGGGAGAAAAGCTCCAAAGTGACAGCGGTGTTTTTCTGGACTCTCACAGCCTACAAGACAACCAGCCCAGCAAAG GTACTAAGAGGGACAGCAAGCAGGACAATCGTCTGTACATCAACCTACCCCCCCACAGACAGGAAGAGGTGGAGCGCCTCCTGCAGGAGGGAGGGGGccggggctggaggcagctgggTGCAGCGCTGGGCTATGAGCCTGAACAGCTGGACCTGTTTGGGCGTGGAGAAGCCCCCGCTCACAcgctcctctctaactgggccCAGAAAGAAGGCTCCACTCTGGGACTGCTGTGTTCTGCACTGGCCCGCATTGAGAGGCCTGACATGGTAACA